The segment TGAATCTCGTGAGCGCCACCAGTTCCTTCTCGAGCGGATCCTACAATTTCATCATCAAGCAGCTCATAGCCTTCGCCGTGGGCCTCGTCCTCATCGCCGTCATCATGTACTACGACTACCGCATCATAGCCAGTCATTCCCGCTGGATATATCTCGGAGGACTCCTCCTTGTCATCCTCGTCCTTATCATCGGGCTCGCGGCAGGCGGCGCAAAGAGATGGATAAGCCTCTTCGGCTTCAGCATTCAACCATCGGAGCTCATGAAGCCCATCCTCGTC is part of the Syntrophorhabdus sp. genome and harbors:
- a CDS encoding FtsW/RodA/SpoVE family cell cycle protein, translated to MRIDKRRYYHLDWYLIINGLLIFGIGLLNLVSATSSFSSGSYNFIIKQLIAFAVGLVLIAVIMYYDYRIIASHSRWIYLGGLLLVILVLIIGLAAGGAKRWISLFGFSIQPSELMKPILV